In Clupea harengus chromosome 1, Ch_v2.0.2, whole genome shotgun sequence, one DNA window encodes the following:
- the c1h17orf75 gene encoding protein Njmu-R1 isoform X2, producing the protein MFTSQTSSFQDSIDVEEKDTDYDNEEIGGISPRIQQINCYYSIYFYQSTSLTLLDSSLPPEAEPQLRCYISRRLSKGALLGGMGNIATVELSIPEQSVGCYCCLLEQESSPDQSEDGNGWVVCFLGGSEKGLNLFRLDLDKYVQGLQNSLSPEMENLESEVRPYLSRWYEESVMHIHRVVQLVQGDVCFLLHAALSHILVVVDDSDERTKTDVARFIKAASLQGLVQEDPTTATLSKAMSEEAPTDLVIDCSTSPPTFSNTVSNRFCEDWIQAFLNGSERCNPFLLRQILENFKLKAIQDMNNLKRFIRQAEMSHYALFRCGQFLRGCGNGEILLQNARAEHSGLPEACGIIRVLEEFLSEQAMAPAEVR; encoded by the exons ATGTTTACCTCACAGACCTCGTCCTTTCAAGACTCAATTGATGTggaagaaaaagacacagattatGACAATGAGGAAATTGGCGGAATTAGTCCACGAATACAACAAATCAACTGCTATTATTCAATTTACTTTTACCAAAGCACAAG CCTCACCCTATTGGACAGCAGCCTGCCTCCAGAGGCGGAGCCACAGCTGCGATGCTATATCTCGCGCAGACTGAGCAAAGGAGCCCTGTTGGGGGGCATGGGCAACATAGCCACTGTGGAGCTGAG CATCCCTGAGCAGTCAGTCGGTTGCTATTGTTGCCTTCTAGAGCAGGAGTCCTCTCCTGACCAGTCAGAAGATGGCAATGGCTGGGTGGTCTGCTTCCTTGGAGGTTCAGAGAAGGGTCTAAATCT GTTCCGACTTGACCTGGACAAGTATGTGCAAGGTCTGCAGAACAGCTTGAGTCCAGAG ATGGAGAACCTGGAGTCAGAAGTGAGGCCCTACTTGAGTCGCTGGTATGAGGAGTCAGTCATGCACATTCACAGAGTGGTGCAGCTGGTCCAGGGTGACGTCTGTTTCCTGTTGCACGCG GCTTTGAGTCATATCCTTGTAGTGGTTGACGATTCAGATGAGAGAACGAAGACTGATGTAGCCAG GTTCATCAAAGCTGCCAGTCTGCAGGGTTTGGTTCAGGAGGACCCGACCACGGCTACCCTGAGCAAAGCCATGTCAGAGGAGGCCCCCACAGACCTGGTCATTGACTGCTCCACTAGTCCACCCACATTCTCTAACACAG TTAGTAACCGCTTCTGTGAGGACTGGATCCAAGCTTTCCTGAATGGCTCCGAGAGGTGCAACCCATTCCTCCTGAGGCAGATTCTGGAGAACTTTAAGCTTAAG GCCATCCAGGACATGAACAACCTGAAGCGCTTCATCCGACAGGCGGAGATGAGCCACTACGCGCTCTTCCGCTGTGGCCAGTTCCTGCGCGGCTGCGGCAACGGTGAGATTCTGCTGCAGAACGCGCGGGCCGAGCACAGCGGGCTGCCTGAGGCCTGCGGAATCATCCGCGTGCTCGAGGAGTTCCTGAGTGAGCAGGCTATGGCACCTGCTGAAGTGCGCTGA
- the LOC116221151 gene encoding uncharacterized protein LOC116221151 isoform X1, with the protein MSLEVDVGSKLFFEGYLKKRKDKMKIRWVTYWFRLHNTTLFFYSKKEGRATNLKGQYYIYTVQSVREVTDGKRHTFEITMKNGKRKVLAADTAELRWEWVRQLWKSMQLSGSGRSLSVCPRPKGTDQKARSNSSPCTSDMLVTKLVEGTGQPSHGPSGPDDGVYTNWLSSHRPNPTDNTTFSGVDTYSQVTFKTEYNQIQERKQKHEDILYDVLPPARKSMPLIENIYDTPTPYRRVSGQQQPHTEVTDGIYDVPKSLLSKMSEHTLGESVCQQL; encoded by the exons ATGTCTTTAGAAGTTGATGTTGGGTCAAAGCTGTTTTTCGAGGGTTAcctaaagaaaaggaaagataaAATG AAAATCAGATGGGTGACCTATTGGTTTAGGCTTCATAACACAACGCTTTTCTTTTACTCTAAGAAAGAGGGACGTGCT ACAAATCTAAAAGGACAGtattacatatataca GTACAGTCTGTGCGCGAAGTGACTGATGGCAAACGGCACACATTCGAGATCACCATGAAAAATGGGAAGAGGAAAGTGTTG GCAGCAGACACAGCTGAATTAAGATGGGAGTGGGTCAGGCAGCTGTGGAAGTCCATGCAGTTATCTGGTTCTGGGCGGTCTCTGAGTGTCTGTCCGCG GCCCAAAGGAACTGACCAGAAGGCACGATCCAACTCCAGCCCATGCACCTCTGACATGCTGGTCACAAAGCTGGTGGAGGGCACAGGTCAGCCCTCCCATGGGCCTTCTGGCCCGGACGATGGCGTCTACACCAACTGGCTCAGCTCCCACAGACCAAACCccacagacaacacaacattta gTGGAGTTGACACATACAGTCAAGTAACATTCAAGACAGAATACAATCAGATCCAAGAGCGCAAGCAGAAACATGAAGACATTCTTTATGACGTACTGCCACCAGCCAGGAAAT CTATGCCGTTGATTGAAAACATTTATGACACCCCAACACCCTACAGGAGGGTCAGTGGACAACAGCAAC cccacacagaggtcacagacgGCATCTATGATGTCCCAAAGTCCCTGCTGAGTAAGATGTCTGAGCACACTCTGGGTGAGTCAGTTTGTCAGCAACTGTAG
- the LOC116221151 gene encoding uncharacterized protein LOC116221151 isoform X3: MSLEVDVGSKLFFEGYLKKRKDKMKIRWVTYWFRLHNTTLFFYSKKEGRATNLKGQYYIYTVQSVREVTDGKRHTFEITMKNGKRKVLAADTAELRWEWVRQLWKSMQLSGSGRSLSVCPRPKGTDQKARSNSSPCTSDMLVTKLVEGTGQPSHGPSGPDDGVYTNWLSSHRPNPTDNTTFSGVDTYSQVTFKTEYNQIQERKQKHEDILYDVLPPARKSMPLIENIYDTPTPYRRVSGQQQPHTEVTDGIYDVPKSLLSKMSEHTLEN, translated from the exons ATGTCTTTAGAAGTTGATGTTGGGTCAAAGCTGTTTTTCGAGGGTTAcctaaagaaaaggaaagataaAATG AAAATCAGATGGGTGACCTATTGGTTTAGGCTTCATAACACAACGCTTTTCTTTTACTCTAAGAAAGAGGGACGTGCT ACAAATCTAAAAGGACAGtattacatatataca GTACAGTCTGTGCGCGAAGTGACTGATGGCAAACGGCACACATTCGAGATCACCATGAAAAATGGGAAGAGGAAAGTGTTG GCAGCAGACACAGCTGAATTAAGATGGGAGTGGGTCAGGCAGCTGTGGAAGTCCATGCAGTTATCTGGTTCTGGGCGGTCTCTGAGTGTCTGTCCGCG GCCCAAAGGAACTGACCAGAAGGCACGATCCAACTCCAGCCCATGCACCTCTGACATGCTGGTCACAAAGCTGGTGGAGGGCACAGGTCAGCCCTCCCATGGGCCTTCTGGCCCGGACGATGGCGTCTACACCAACTGGCTCAGCTCCCACAGACCAAACCccacagacaacacaacattta gTGGAGTTGACACATACAGTCAAGTAACATTCAAGACAGAATACAATCAGATCCAAGAGCGCAAGCAGAAACATGAAGACATTCTTTATGACGTACTGCCACCAGCCAGGAAAT CTATGCCGTTGATTGAAAACATTTATGACACCCCAACACCCTACAGGAGGGTCAGTGGACAACAGCAAC cccacacagaggtcacagacgGCATCTATGATGTCCCAAAGTCCCTGCTGAGTAAGATGTCTGAGCACACTCTGG AGAACTGA
- the rhot1a gene encoding mitochondrial Rho GTPase 1-A isoform X3 — translation MRKDVRILLVGEPKVGKTSLIMSLVSEEFPDEVPLRAEEITIPADVTPERVPTHIVDYSEAEQSEEQLFQEISKANVICIVYSVNNKKSIEKVTSHWIPLINDRTDKDSRVPLILVGNKSDLVEHSSMETILPIMNQYSDIETCVECSAKNLKNISELFYYAQKAVLHPTGPLYCPEEKEMKPSCIKSLTRIFKVSDLDNDGILNDNELNFFQRTCFNIPLATQALEDVKNVVRKNISEGVKDNGLTLKGFLFLHTLFIQRGRHETTWTVLRRFGYDDDLELTQEYLFPLLKIPSDCTTELNHNAYLFLQGVFDKHDKDRDCALSPDELKDLFKVFPYLPWGPDVNNTVCTNEQGWITYQGYLSQWTLTTYLDVQRCLEYMGYLGYSIINEQESQAAAITVTRNKRIDLQKKQTQRSVFRCNVMGAHHSGKSGFLQAFLSRNLTRQLKLREDHKSFYAMNTTYVYGQEKYLLLHEVSPDLDFLSETDLACDVVCLIYDVSNPRSFEYCAKAYKRYFMDSKTPCMFIAAKSDLHEVRQQSTLPPLDFCRKHRLHPPQPFTCNTDDAPGKDIYTKLTTMAMYPHMTQADLKNSTFWLRASLGATVFAVLGFAMYKAILKQR, via the exons ATGAGAAAGGACGTCAGGATATTGCTGGTTGGTGAAC CCAAAGTGGGGAAGACATCACTGATCATGTCATTGGTCAGTGAGGAATTCCCTGACGAG GTTCCCCTGCGTGCTGAGGAGATCACCATTCCAGCAGATGTCACACCAGAAAGAGTGCCCACACACATAGTAGACTATTCAG AAGCTGAGCAGTCAGAAGAACAGTTGTTCCAAGAGATTTCCAAG GCTAATGTTATATGCATTGTCTATTCGGTCAACAACAAGAAGTCTATTGAGAAG GTGACAAGCCATTGGATTCCTCTCATCAATGACAGAACAGACAaagacagcag GGTGCCGCTGATCCTGGTGGGGAACAAGTCGGACCTGGTggagcacagcagcatggagaCCATCCTGCCCATCATGAACCAGTACTCGGACATCGAAACCTGCGTGGAG TGTTCAGCGAAGAACCTGAAGAACATTTCCGAGTTGTTCTACTATGCCCAGAAGGCCGTGCTCCACCCTACAGGGCCGCTGTACTGCCccgaggagaaggag atgaAACCGTCGTGTATCAAATCACTCACGCGCATTTTTAAGGTGTCCGACCTGGACAATGATGGCATTCTCAACGACAACGAGCTCAATTTCTTCCAG AGGACGTGCTTCAACATCCCACTGGCCACTCAGGCCCTGGAGGACGTGAAGAATGTGGTGAGGAAGAACATCTCAGAAGGAGTGAAGGACAACGGGCTCACGCTCAAAG GTTTCCTGTTCCTGCACACACTCTTCATCCAGAGGGGCCGGCACGAGACCACCTGGACCGTCCTGCGGAGGTTTGGCTACGACGACGACCTGGAGCTCACACAGGAGTACCTGTTTCCACT GTTGAAGATCCCTTCAGACTGCACCACGGAGCTGAACCACAACGCATACCTCTTTTTGCAGGGTGTCTTTGACAAGCACGACAAA GACCGGGACTGTGCTCTGTCCCCGGACGAGCTGAAGGACCTGTTCAAAGTCTTCCCCTACCTACCCTGGGGTCCTGATGTCAACAACACTGTCTGCACCAACGAGCAGGGCTGGATCACCTACCAGGGCTACCTGTCGCAGTGGAC gctaACGACGTACCTGGATGTGCAGAGGTGTCTGGAGTACATGGGCTACCTTGGCTATTCCATCATTAATGAACAGGAGTCCCAGGCCGCTGCCATCACAG TGACGCGGAACAAGCGCATCGACCTGCAGAAGAAGCAGACCCAGCGCAGCGTGTTCCGCTGTAACGTCATGGGAGCGCACCACAGCGGCAAGAGCGGCTTTCTGCAGGCCTTTCTGAGCAGGAACCTCACG CGACAGCTGAAGTTAAGAGAGGACCACAAGTCCTTCTACGCCATGAACACCACCTACGTCTACGGCCAGGAGAAGTACCTGCTG CTCCATGAAGTGTCTCCAGACTTGGACTTCCTTTCTGAGACGGACCTGGCCTGTGACGTGGTCTGTCTGATCTATGATGTCAGCAACCCACGTTCCTTCGAGTACTGCGCCAAGGCCTACAAG CGCTACTTCATGGACAGCAAGACACCGTGTATGTTCATCGCTGCCAAGTCCGACCTGCACGAGGTGCGGCAGCAGAGCACCCTCCCCCCGCTGGACTTCTGCCGCAAGCACCGGCTGCACCCGCCACAGCCTTTCACCTGCAACACAGACGATGCGCCCGGCAAAGACATCTACACCAAACTCACCACCATGGCCATGTACCC ACACATGACCCAGGCTGACCTGAAGAACTCCACTTTCTGGCTGCGAGCCAGTTTGGGTGCCACCGTCTTCGCTGTGCTGGGCTTCGCCATGTACAAGGCCATCCTGAAGCAGCGGTGA
- the c1h17orf75 gene encoding protein Njmu-R1 isoform X1 has translation MFTSQTSSFQDSIDVEEKDTDYDNEEIGGISPRIQQINCYYSIYFYQSTRSEAAEDSVAWSQRRADSTTCHDDFSLTLLDSSLPPEAEPQLRCYISRRLSKGALLGGMGNIATVELSIPEQSVGCYCCLLEQESSPDQSEDGNGWVVCFLGGSEKGLNLFRLDLDKYVQGLQNSLSPEMENLESEVRPYLSRWYEESVMHIHRVVQLVQGDVCFLLHAALSHILVVVDDSDERTKTDVARFIKAASLQGLVQEDPTTATLSKAMSEEAPTDLVIDCSTSPPTFSNTVSNRFCEDWIQAFLNGSERCNPFLLRQILENFKLKAIQDMNNLKRFIRQAEMSHYALFRCGQFLRGCGNGEILLQNARAEHSGLPEACGIIRVLEEFLSEQAMAPAEVR, from the exons ATGTTTACCTCACAGACCTCGTCCTTTCAAGACTCAATTGATGTggaagaaaaagacacagattatGACAATGAGGAAATTGGCGGAATTAGTCCACGAATACAACAAATCAACTGCTATTATTCAATTTACTTTTACCAAAGCACAAG atctgaggctgctgaagacAGTGTGGCGTGGTCTCAAAGAAGAGCAGATTCAACCACATGTCATGATGACTTTAG CCTCACCCTATTGGACAGCAGCCTGCCTCCAGAGGCGGAGCCACAGCTGCGATGCTATATCTCGCGCAGACTGAGCAAAGGAGCCCTGTTGGGGGGCATGGGCAACATAGCCACTGTGGAGCTGAG CATCCCTGAGCAGTCAGTCGGTTGCTATTGTTGCCTTCTAGAGCAGGAGTCCTCTCCTGACCAGTCAGAAGATGGCAATGGCTGGGTGGTCTGCTTCCTTGGAGGTTCAGAGAAGGGTCTAAATCT GTTCCGACTTGACCTGGACAAGTATGTGCAAGGTCTGCAGAACAGCTTGAGTCCAGAG ATGGAGAACCTGGAGTCAGAAGTGAGGCCCTACTTGAGTCGCTGGTATGAGGAGTCAGTCATGCACATTCACAGAGTGGTGCAGCTGGTCCAGGGTGACGTCTGTTTCCTGTTGCACGCG GCTTTGAGTCATATCCTTGTAGTGGTTGACGATTCAGATGAGAGAACGAAGACTGATGTAGCCAG GTTCATCAAAGCTGCCAGTCTGCAGGGTTTGGTTCAGGAGGACCCGACCACGGCTACCCTGAGCAAAGCCATGTCAGAGGAGGCCCCCACAGACCTGGTCATTGACTGCTCCACTAGTCCACCCACATTCTCTAACACAG TTAGTAACCGCTTCTGTGAGGACTGGATCCAAGCTTTCCTGAATGGCTCCGAGAGGTGCAACCCATTCCTCCTGAGGCAGATTCTGGAGAACTTTAAGCTTAAG GCCATCCAGGACATGAACAACCTGAAGCGCTTCATCCGACAGGCGGAGATGAGCCACTACGCGCTCTTCCGCTGTGGCCAGTTCCTGCGCGGCTGCGGCAACGGTGAGATTCTGCTGCAGAACGCGCGGGCCGAGCACAGCGGGCTGCCTGAGGCCTGCGGAATCATCCGCGTGCTCGAGGAGTTCCTGAGTGAGCAGGCTATGGCACCTGCTGAAGTGCGCTGA
- the LOC116221151 gene encoding uncharacterized protein LOC116221151 isoform X2 — MSLEVDVGSKLFFEGYLKKRKDKMKIRWVTYWFRLHNTTLFFYSKKEGRATNLKGQYYIYTVQSVREVTDGKRHTFEITMKNGKRKVLAADTAELRWEWVRQLWKSMQLSGSGRSLSVCPRPKGTDQKARSNSSPCTSDMLVTKLVEGTGQPSHGPSGPDDGVYTNWLSSHRPNPTDNTTFSGVDTYSQVTFKTEYNQIQERKQKHEDILYDVLPPARKSMPLIENIYDTPTPYRRVSGQQQPHTEVTDGIYDVPKSLLSKMSEHTLES, encoded by the exons ATGTCTTTAGAAGTTGATGTTGGGTCAAAGCTGTTTTTCGAGGGTTAcctaaagaaaaggaaagataaAATG AAAATCAGATGGGTGACCTATTGGTTTAGGCTTCATAACACAACGCTTTTCTTTTACTCTAAGAAAGAGGGACGTGCT ACAAATCTAAAAGGACAGtattacatatataca GTACAGTCTGTGCGCGAAGTGACTGATGGCAAACGGCACACATTCGAGATCACCATGAAAAATGGGAAGAGGAAAGTGTTG GCAGCAGACACAGCTGAATTAAGATGGGAGTGGGTCAGGCAGCTGTGGAAGTCCATGCAGTTATCTGGTTCTGGGCGGTCTCTGAGTGTCTGTCCGCG GCCCAAAGGAACTGACCAGAAGGCACGATCCAACTCCAGCCCATGCACCTCTGACATGCTGGTCACAAAGCTGGTGGAGGGCACAGGTCAGCCCTCCCATGGGCCTTCTGGCCCGGACGATGGCGTCTACACCAACTGGCTCAGCTCCCACAGACCAAACCccacagacaacacaacattta gTGGAGTTGACACATACAGTCAAGTAACATTCAAGACAGAATACAATCAGATCCAAGAGCGCAAGCAGAAACATGAAGACATTCTTTATGACGTACTGCCACCAGCCAGGAAAT CTATGCCGTTGATTGAAAACATTTATGACACCCCAACACCCTACAGGAGGGTCAGTGGACAACAGCAAC cccacacagaggtcacagacgGCATCTATGATGTCCCAAAGTCCCTGCTGAGTAAGATGTCTGAGCACACTCTGG AAAGCTGA
- the rhot1a gene encoding mitochondrial Rho GTPase 1-A isoform X1: protein MRKDVRILLVGEPKVGKTSLIMSLVSEEFPDEVPLRAEEITIPADVTPERVPTHIVDYSEAEQSEEQLFQEISKANVICIVYSVNNKKSIEKVTSHWIPLINDRTDKDSRVPLILVGNKSDLVEHSSMETILPIMNQYSDIETCVECSAKNLKNISELFYYAQKAVLHPTGPLYCPEEKEMKPSCIKSLTRIFKVSDLDNDGILNDNELNFFQRTCFNIPLATQALEDVKNVVRKNISEGVKDNGLTLKGFLFLHTLFIQRGRHETTWTVLRRFGYDDDLELTQEYLFPLLKIPSDCTTELNHNAYLFLQGVFDKHDKDRDCALSPDELKDLFKVFPYLPWGPDVNNTVCTNEQGWITYQGYLSQWTLTTYLDVQRCLEYMGYLGYSIINEQESQAAAITVTRNKRIDLQKKQTQRSVFRCNVMGAHHSGKSGFLQAFLSRNLTRQLKLREDHKSFYAMNTTYVYGQEKYLLLHEVSPDLDFLSETDLACDVVCLIYDVSNPRSFEYCAKAYKRYFMDSKTPCMFIAAKSDLHEVRQQSTLPPLDFCRKHRLHPPQPFTCNTDDAPGKDIYTKLTTMAMYPHSKLRCMCACNRCTFCVSHNLLNSELLRSIKATLYTALLSRHMTQADLKNSTFWLRASLGATVFAVLGFAMYKAILKQR from the exons ATGAGAAAGGACGTCAGGATATTGCTGGTTGGTGAAC CCAAAGTGGGGAAGACATCACTGATCATGTCATTGGTCAGTGAGGAATTCCCTGACGAG GTTCCCCTGCGTGCTGAGGAGATCACCATTCCAGCAGATGTCACACCAGAAAGAGTGCCCACACACATAGTAGACTATTCAG AAGCTGAGCAGTCAGAAGAACAGTTGTTCCAAGAGATTTCCAAG GCTAATGTTATATGCATTGTCTATTCGGTCAACAACAAGAAGTCTATTGAGAAG GTGACAAGCCATTGGATTCCTCTCATCAATGACAGAACAGACAaagacagcag GGTGCCGCTGATCCTGGTGGGGAACAAGTCGGACCTGGTggagcacagcagcatggagaCCATCCTGCCCATCATGAACCAGTACTCGGACATCGAAACCTGCGTGGAG TGTTCAGCGAAGAACCTGAAGAACATTTCCGAGTTGTTCTACTATGCCCAGAAGGCCGTGCTCCACCCTACAGGGCCGCTGTACTGCCccgaggagaaggag atgaAACCGTCGTGTATCAAATCACTCACGCGCATTTTTAAGGTGTCCGACCTGGACAATGATGGCATTCTCAACGACAACGAGCTCAATTTCTTCCAG AGGACGTGCTTCAACATCCCACTGGCCACTCAGGCCCTGGAGGACGTGAAGAATGTGGTGAGGAAGAACATCTCAGAAGGAGTGAAGGACAACGGGCTCACGCTCAAAG GTTTCCTGTTCCTGCACACACTCTTCATCCAGAGGGGCCGGCACGAGACCACCTGGACCGTCCTGCGGAGGTTTGGCTACGACGACGACCTGGAGCTCACACAGGAGTACCTGTTTCCACT GTTGAAGATCCCTTCAGACTGCACCACGGAGCTGAACCACAACGCATACCTCTTTTTGCAGGGTGTCTTTGACAAGCACGACAAA GACCGGGACTGTGCTCTGTCCCCGGACGAGCTGAAGGACCTGTTCAAAGTCTTCCCCTACCTACCCTGGGGTCCTGATGTCAACAACACTGTCTGCACCAACGAGCAGGGCTGGATCACCTACCAGGGCTACCTGTCGCAGTGGAC gctaACGACGTACCTGGATGTGCAGAGGTGTCTGGAGTACATGGGCTACCTTGGCTATTCCATCATTAATGAACAGGAGTCCCAGGCCGCTGCCATCACAG TGACGCGGAACAAGCGCATCGACCTGCAGAAGAAGCAGACCCAGCGCAGCGTGTTCCGCTGTAACGTCATGGGAGCGCACCACAGCGGCAAGAGCGGCTTTCTGCAGGCCTTTCTGAGCAGGAACCTCACG CGACAGCTGAAGTTAAGAGAGGACCACAAGTCCTTCTACGCCATGAACACCACCTACGTCTACGGCCAGGAGAAGTACCTGCTG CTCCATGAAGTGTCTCCAGACTTGGACTTCCTTTCTGAGACGGACCTGGCCTGTGACGTGGTCTGTCTGATCTATGATGTCAGCAACCCACGTTCCTTCGAGTACTGCGCCAAGGCCTACAAG CGCTACTTCATGGACAGCAAGACACCGTGTATGTTCATCGCTGCCAAGTCCGACCTGCACGAGGTGCGGCAGCAGAGCACCCTCCCCCCGCTGGACTTCTGCCGCAAGCACCGGCTGCACCCGCCACAGCCTTTCACCTGCAACACAGACGATGCGCCCGGCAAAGACATCTACACCAAACTCACCACCATGGCCATGTACCC ccaCTCCAAGTTACggtgcatgtgtgcctgcaACAGGTGCACCTTTTGTGTGTCTCACAACCTCCTGAACTCAGAGCTGTTGCGCTCTATCAAGGCCACCCTCTACACGGCCCTTCTCAGCAG ACACATGACCCAGGCTGACCTGAAGAACTCCACTTTCTGGCTGCGAGCCAGTTTGGGTGCCACCGTCTTCGCTGTGCTGGGCTTCGCCATGTACAAGGCCATCCTGAAGCAGCGGTGA
- the rhot1a gene encoding mitochondrial Rho GTPase 1-A isoform X2 has product MRKDVRILLVGEPKVGKTSLIMSLVSEEFPDEVPLRAEEITIPADVTPERVPTHIVDYSEAEQSEEQLFQEISKANVICIVYSVNNKKSIEKVTSHWIPLINDRTDKDSRVPLILVGNKSDLVEHSSMETILPIMNQYSDIETCVECSAKNLKNISELFYYAQKAVLHPTGPLYCPEEKEMKPSCIKSLTRIFKVSDLDNDGILNDNELNFFQRTCFNIPLATQALEDVKNVVRKNISEGVKDNGLTLKGFLFLHTLFIQRGRHETTWTVLRRFGYDDDLELTQEYLFPLLKIPSDCTTELNHNAYLFLQGVFDKHDKDRDCALSPDELKDLFKVFPYLPWGPDVNNTVCTNEQGWITYQGYLSQWTLTTYLDVQRCLEYMGYLGYSIINEQESQAAAITVTRNKRIDLQKKQTQRSVFRCNVMGAHHSGKSGFLQAFLSRNLTRQLKLREDHKSFYAMNTTYVYGQEKYLLLHEVSPDLDFLSETDLACDVVCLIYDVSNPRSFEYCAKAYKRYFMDSKTPCMFIAAKSDLHEVRQQSTLPPLDFCRKHRLHPPQPFTCNTDDAPGKDIYTKLTTMAMYPSTRSHPASWPWSSSLGVLLTQALHWGRRPSTLLARCSKSCAWLAVCLFSLHLLTSC; this is encoded by the exons ATGAGAAAGGACGTCAGGATATTGCTGGTTGGTGAAC CCAAAGTGGGGAAGACATCACTGATCATGTCATTGGTCAGTGAGGAATTCCCTGACGAG GTTCCCCTGCGTGCTGAGGAGATCACCATTCCAGCAGATGTCACACCAGAAAGAGTGCCCACACACATAGTAGACTATTCAG AAGCTGAGCAGTCAGAAGAACAGTTGTTCCAAGAGATTTCCAAG GCTAATGTTATATGCATTGTCTATTCGGTCAACAACAAGAAGTCTATTGAGAAG GTGACAAGCCATTGGATTCCTCTCATCAATGACAGAACAGACAaagacagcag GGTGCCGCTGATCCTGGTGGGGAACAAGTCGGACCTGGTggagcacagcagcatggagaCCATCCTGCCCATCATGAACCAGTACTCGGACATCGAAACCTGCGTGGAG TGTTCAGCGAAGAACCTGAAGAACATTTCCGAGTTGTTCTACTATGCCCAGAAGGCCGTGCTCCACCCTACAGGGCCGCTGTACTGCCccgaggagaaggag atgaAACCGTCGTGTATCAAATCACTCACGCGCATTTTTAAGGTGTCCGACCTGGACAATGATGGCATTCTCAACGACAACGAGCTCAATTTCTTCCAG AGGACGTGCTTCAACATCCCACTGGCCACTCAGGCCCTGGAGGACGTGAAGAATGTGGTGAGGAAGAACATCTCAGAAGGAGTGAAGGACAACGGGCTCACGCTCAAAG GTTTCCTGTTCCTGCACACACTCTTCATCCAGAGGGGCCGGCACGAGACCACCTGGACCGTCCTGCGGAGGTTTGGCTACGACGACGACCTGGAGCTCACACAGGAGTACCTGTTTCCACT GTTGAAGATCCCTTCAGACTGCACCACGGAGCTGAACCACAACGCATACCTCTTTTTGCAGGGTGTCTTTGACAAGCACGACAAA GACCGGGACTGTGCTCTGTCCCCGGACGAGCTGAAGGACCTGTTCAAAGTCTTCCCCTACCTACCCTGGGGTCCTGATGTCAACAACACTGTCTGCACCAACGAGCAGGGCTGGATCACCTACCAGGGCTACCTGTCGCAGTGGAC gctaACGACGTACCTGGATGTGCAGAGGTGTCTGGAGTACATGGGCTACCTTGGCTATTCCATCATTAATGAACAGGAGTCCCAGGCCGCTGCCATCACAG TGACGCGGAACAAGCGCATCGACCTGCAGAAGAAGCAGACCCAGCGCAGCGTGTTCCGCTGTAACGTCATGGGAGCGCACCACAGCGGCAAGAGCGGCTTTCTGCAGGCCTTTCTGAGCAGGAACCTCACG CGACAGCTGAAGTTAAGAGAGGACCACAAGTCCTTCTACGCCATGAACACCACCTACGTCTACGGCCAGGAGAAGTACCTGCTG CTCCATGAAGTGTCTCCAGACTTGGACTTCCTTTCTGAGACGGACCTGGCCTGTGACGTGGTCTGTCTGATCTATGATGTCAGCAACCCACGTTCCTTCGAGTACTGCGCCAAGGCCTACAAG CGCTACTTCATGGACAGCAAGACACCGTGTATGTTCATCGCTGCCAAGTCCGACCTGCACGAGGTGCGGCAGCAGAGCACCCTCCCCCCGCTGGACTTCTGCCGCAAGCACCGGCTGCACCCGCCACAGCCTTTCACCTGCAACACAGACGATGCGCCCGGCAAAGACATCTACACCAAACTCACCACCATGGCCATGTACCC ctCTACTCGTTCCCACCCTGCCTCTTGGCCGTGGAGCAGCAGCCTCGGTGTCCTCCTAACTCAGGCCCTGCACTGGGGCCGGAGGCCCTCCACCCTGCTAGCTAG GTGCTCAAAGTCATGCGCTTGGTtggctgtgtgtctcttttcGTTGCATTTGTTGACTTCATGCTAA